One Nitrospinota bacterium DNA segment encodes these proteins:
- a CDS encoding CoB--CoM heterodisulfide reductase iron-sulfur subunit A family protein: MQNSILVIGGGIAGMTVAVEAAECGRKVYLVEREAFLGGRVVRMNKYFPKLCPPLCGSEINFRRIRSNPNITVLTMSELESVSGDAGAYEATIRTNPRYVNNKCTACDDCVKVCPVSRPDVFNAGMSQTKAIYLPHQMAMPMKYVIDMSVCKGEQCGECVKACKYGAVDLKMAPETVKLAVSSIVYATGWKPYDASKIANLGYGAVRNVITNVQMERIAAPNGPTGGKILRRDNGEPAKTVAFVQCAGSRDENHLPYCSSVCCLASLKQATYVREQYPDSEVYIFYIDLRAPGKYEDFYKKVAADPKIKVIKGKVAKVEESPDGKAVVTAEDILGGGKMRVSCDLVVLATGMQPESGANNVAAVDESGFMPDELQLKRNIFSAGVAKRPMDVTSSIQDATGVALKAFQAGVAR; the protein is encoded by the coding sequence ATGCAAAACTCCATCCTTGTCATCGGCGGCGGGATCGCGGGCATGACCGTGGCCGTGGAGGCGGCGGAGTGCGGCCGGAAGGTCTATCTTGTCGAGCGTGAAGCCTTCCTGGGCGGCAGGGTGGTCCGGATGAACAAGTATTTCCCGAAGCTGTGCCCGCCTCTTTGCGGATCGGAAATCAATTTCCGCAGGATACGGTCAAACCCCAACATCACCGTGCTTACCATGTCGGAATTGGAAAGCGTTTCCGGCGACGCCGGGGCTTACGAGGCAACGATCCGCACAAATCCGCGATACGTGAACAACAAATGCACAGCCTGTGACGACTGTGTGAAAGTATGCCCCGTCTCCCGGCCGGACGTTTTCAACGCCGGGATGAGCCAGACGAAAGCAATATACCTTCCCCACCAGATGGCCATGCCGATGAAATATGTCATAGACATGAGCGTGTGCAAAGGCGAGCAGTGCGGGGAGTGTGTGAAGGCTTGCAAGTACGGCGCGGTGGACTTGAAAATGGCGCCTGAGACGGTGAAGCTTGCCGTCTCCTCCATTGTGTACGCCACCGGCTGGAAACCGTATGACGCCTCAAAAATCGCAAACCTGGGTTACGGCGCGGTGAGAAACGTGATAACGAACGTCCAGATGGAGCGGATCGCCGCGCCAAACGGCCCCACAGGCGGCAAGATATTGCGGCGTGACAACGGCGAACCGGCGAAAACCGTGGCCTTTGTCCAATGCGCCGGATCGCGGGACGAAAACCATCTGCCATACTGTTCGTCGGTCTGCTGTCTTGCCTCGTTAAAGCAGGCCACATATGTTCGCGAACAATATCCGGACAGCGAGGTCTATATTTTCTATATAGACCTGCGCGCCCCGGGCAAGTATGAGGATTTTTATAAAAAGGTCGCCGCAGACCCCAAGATAAAAGTGATCAAGGGCAAAGTGGCCAAGGTAGAAGAGTCGCCGGACGGAAAGGCCGTCGTCACCGCCGAGGACATCCTGGGCGGGGGCAAGATGAGGGTTTCGTGCGACCTGGTGGTCCTCGCCACCGGGATGCAGCCGGAGAGCGGGGCCAACAACGTGGCGGCCGTGGACGAGAGCGGCTTTATGCCGGATGAACTTCAGTTAAAGCGCAACATCTTTTCGGCTGGGGTGGCCAAGCGGCCGATGGACGTGACAAGCTCCATACAGGACGCCACAGGAGTGGCCCTCAAGGCTTTCCAGGCGGGAGTGGCGAGGTAA
- a CDS encoding hydrogenase iron-sulfur subunit, with product MADETRLVKKTGVYICSGCGIGEALDVAALEKTATGEMKAPVCKVHPFLCDGAGAQLIKNDIANGGVNAVVIAACSPRVNYDVFDFGPDVLLDRVDIREKVAWSHEPGNGDTLALAQDYLRMGLAKMKEMDFAAPHPDPVERSVLVIGGGISGLTAAKNAAAAGFKVHLVEKTGKLGGWANVFRKTLPKQHPYTGLEENDIELRVKDVERDPSITIHLNTTIESISGAPGMFDVAMTNGAKSTARAGAVILAAGWKPYDVSKLTHLGAGLPDVISSVQFEEMASRGVVFRPSDKKTPKNVVFIQCAGSRDDSHLPYCSSVCCAVSLKHAAYLRDLDKHSSATIIYKDIRTTGTSELFYKQIQQDPGVFLTKGDVTKVEREGEHLYVTAENTLLGGAVRVKADLVVLAVGMVPATFDPTVTVDKPAGEMTDRDRFKIGKAPILNLTYRKGSELPDLKYGFPDSHFICFPYETQRTGIYAAGAVRHPQDMASAIADAAGAALKAVQCVTLAGQGRAVHPRAGDTSYPDFFLQRCTQCKRCTEECPFGTLDEDEKGTPKPNPTRCRRCGVCMGACPERIISFKNYSVPMVASMIKAMEIPDEFSGKLRALAFICENDAMPAVDMAGIMRMKYDPELRVIPLRCLGSTNLVWIADALASGVDGILMIGCKHGDDYQCHFVKGSELAATRMSKVAETLNRMMLEPERIRVESLAINEYHRVPEIINSFMETLRKFEPNPNKGF from the coding sequence ATGGCGGACGAAACCAGGCTCGTGAAAAAAACCGGTGTCTATATCTGCTCCGGCTGCGGGATCGGCGAGGCGCTGGACGTGGCCGCCCTTGAGAAAACAGCCACCGGCGAGATGAAGGCGCCGGTCTGCAAAGTACATCCGTTCCTGTGCGACGGCGCCGGGGCTCAACTTATAAAAAATGATATCGCCAACGGCGGGGTGAACGCGGTTGTCATCGCCGCGTGCTCCCCGCGCGTCAACTACGATGTGTTCGACTTCGGCCCGGACGTTTTGCTCGACCGTGTTGATATACGCGAAAAGGTGGCCTGGAGCCACGAGCCGGGCAATGGGGACACGCTTGCTCTGGCGCAGGACTATCTGCGGATGGGCCTTGCGAAGATGAAGGAGATGGACTTTGCGGCGCCGCATCCGGACCCGGTGGAACGGTCTGTTTTGGTCATCGGCGGGGGAATCAGCGGGCTTACTGCGGCCAAAAACGCGGCGGCGGCGGGATTTAAGGTGCACCTGGTGGAAAAGACCGGGAAGCTTGGCGGGTGGGCGAACGTCTTCCGCAAGACGCTCCCGAAGCAGCATCCATACACCGGCCTGGAGGAGAACGACATAGAGCTTCGCGTGAAAGACGTGGAGCGAGACCCTTCCATCACCATCCATCTGAACACCACCATCGAGTCCATTTCCGGCGCGCCGGGGATGTTCGACGTGGCTATGACCAACGGCGCCAAGTCCACCGCCCGGGCCGGCGCGGTGATCCTTGCTGCCGGGTGGAAGCCGTATGACGTTTCAAAGCTTACGCATCTTGGCGCTGGATTGCCGGACGTGATAAGCAGCGTGCAGTTCGAGGAGATGGCAAGCAGGGGGGTGGTTTTCCGCCCATCGGACAAGAAAACGCCGAAAAACGTGGTGTTCATCCAGTGCGCCGGGTCGCGGGACGATAGTCATCTGCCGTACTGCTCTTCGGTCTGCTGCGCGGTGTCGCTAAAACACGCGGCGTACCTGCGCGATCTGGACAAACATTCCTCCGCCACGATCATATATAAGGACATACGCACCACGGGAACCAGCGAACTTTTCTACAAGCAGATACAGCAGGACCCCGGAGTGTTCCTGACAAAAGGGGACGTGACGAAAGTGGAGCGCGAGGGGGAGCATCTGTATGTCACCGCTGAAAACACGTTGCTCGGCGGGGCCGTGCGGGTGAAGGCGGACCTTGTGGTGCTGGCGGTGGGGATGGTCCCGGCCACTTTCGATCCCACTGTTACGGTGGACAAGCCCGCCGGCGAGATGACCGACCGCGACCGGTTCAAGATCGGCAAGGCGCCAATCCTGAACCTGACATACCGCAAAGGCTCCGAACTGCCGGACTTGAAGTACGGATTCCCGGACAGCCATTTCATATGTTTCCCATACGAGACCCAACGCACCGGCATATACGCCGCCGGGGCCGTCCGCCATCCGCAGGACATGGCAAGCGCGATAGCCGACGCGGCGGGAGCGGCGCTAAAGGCTGTGCAATGCGTCACGCTGGCCGGGCAGGGAAGGGCGGTTCATCCGCGCGCCGGGGACACGAGTTACCCTGATTTCTTTCTGCAACGCTGCACCCAGTGCAAGCGATGCACGGAGGAGTGCCCCTTCGGTACCCTTGACGAGGACGAGAAAGGGACGCCAAAGCCAAATCCCACGCGCTGCCGCCGGTGCGGGGTGTGCATGGGGGCATGCCCGGAGCGCATCATAAGCTTCAAGAATTACAGTGTGCCAATGGTCGCCTCGATGATAAAGGCGATGGAGATACCCGATGAGTTCTCCGGCAAGCTGCGCGCGCTTGCCTTCATATGCGAGAACGACGCCATGCCGGCTGTGGACATGGCCGGGATCATGAGGATGAAGTACGATCCGGAGCTAAGGGTGATCCCGCTTCGCTGTTTGGGCTCCACAAACCTTGTGTGGATAGCCGACGCGCTGGCGTCCGGGGTGGACGGGATCCTCATGATCGGCTGCAAGCACGGGGACGATTACCAGTGCCATTTCGTGAAAGGTTCGGAGCTTGCCGCCACGCGGATGAGCAAGGTGGCCGAGACTCTAAACCGCATGATGCTCGAGCCGGAGCGGATCCGGGTGGAATCGCTTGCGATCAACGAATACCACCGCGTGCCGGAGATAATCAACAGCTTCATGGAGACGCTGCGCAAGTTCGAACCCAACCCCAACAAGGGATTTTGA
- the qmoC gene encoding quinone-interacting membrane-bound oxidoreductase complex subunit QmoC: MADIKAPVIEPDAGFVQRIMDNGGSTLKKCFQCGNCSVVCEISPDGEPFPRKEMIWAQWGLKERLLADGDVWLCHQCNDCSVHCPRGAKPGDVLAAVRNIMFSHYSGFGFMGRLLASPASLPLLFIFPMVWIYGFIYIGAKPGFMGMEPMLYINMMPEVAVDLAFLPAVGLAAVAAYLGITRFWKELNAANPAKGSLVAAVIAAAIGVGRHDKMSKCIANAPRFTAHLMTMYGFILLIITTGSVAALYWAYKLGITGFEYHEIALSHPARLTVKLIGNIGAILAAAGVWLIISRRYGAGKEKVGVTGYYDSHFIFILFATIITGVMAELFRVVNVAALGFGVYYIHLVFVFALLVYAPFSKFAHMFYRFTALVHAKMIQRERAGAA; the protein is encoded by the coding sequence ATGGCTGACATCAAGGCGCCAGTGATTGAGCCGGACGCCGGGTTCGTCCAGAGGATAATGGACAACGGAGGCTCCACGCTGAAAAAATGTTTTCAATGCGGCAATTGTTCCGTGGTGTGCGAGATATCGCCGGACGGAGAGCCGTTCCCGCGCAAAGAAATGATCTGGGCGCAATGGGGATTGAAGGAGAGGCTGCTGGCCGACGGGGACGTGTGGCTCTGCCACCAGTGCAACGACTGCTCGGTCCATTGCCCGCGTGGCGCCAAGCCGGGCGACGTGCTGGCGGCGGTGCGCAACATCATGTTCAGCCATTACTCCGGATTCGGCTTCATGGGGCGGCTGCTGGCAAGCCCCGCGAGTCTGCCGCTGCTTTTCATCTTCCCGATGGTGTGGATATACGGATTCATTTACATAGGGGCCAAGCCCGGCTTTATGGGCATGGAGCCGATGCTGTACATAAACATGATGCCCGAGGTGGCGGTGGACCTGGCCTTTTTGCCGGCCGTGGGCCTTGCGGCGGTGGCGGCTTATCTGGGAATAACGCGGTTCTGGAAAGAGCTGAACGCGGCCAACCCGGCAAAAGGCTCGCTTGTGGCGGCGGTGATTGCGGCGGCTATCGGCGTTGGGCGGCATGATAAGATGTCCAAATGCATCGCCAACGCGCCAAGGTTCACGGCGCACCTTATGACGATGTACGGATTCATATTGCTGATAATCACCACCGGGTCTGTGGCGGCGCTATATTGGGCGTACAAGCTGGGAATCACCGGCTTTGAGTACCACGAGATAGCGCTTTCCCACCCCGCCCGGTTGACCGTAAAACTTATCGGCAACATCGGCGCAATATTGGCGGCGGCGGGGGTGTGGCTGATAATCTCCCGGCGATACGGGGCAGGAAAAGAGAAGGTGGGGGTGACGGGCTATTACGACTCCCACTTTATCTTCATCCTTTTCGCCACAATCATCACAGGGGTGATGGCGGAGCTGTTCCGCGTGGTCAACGTCGCGGCGCTGGGATTCGGCGTTTACTACATACACCTTGTGTTCGTGTTCGCATTGCTTGTGTACGCCCCGTTCTCCAAGTTCGCCCACATGTTCTACAGGTTCACGGCGCTCGTCCACGCGAAAATGATCCAGCGGGAGCGCGCGGGGGCGGCGTGA
- the sat gene encoding sulfate adenylyltransferase, which produces MASLVNPHGGDGLKPLLLQGEKRNEELKKAEKLAKVVMTSRETSDLIMLGIGAFTPLFGFMTHADWQGVCDGYHTASGLFWPIPITLSISEERSASLKEGQEVALVDEETGQIMGTMLITEKYLINKAHECMTVFKTTDPEHPGVQKVMAQGDVNLAGPVKVLSESYYPEMFRDVYMTPAQTRKAFEERGWSTVAALQLRNPMHRSHEYLAKVAIEVCDGLLIHQLVGKLKPGDIPAEVRVRAVNALVENYFVKNTAIQAGYPMEMRYAGPREALLHAVFRQNYGCSHLIVGRDHAGVGNYYGPFDAHKIFDEIPKNALELKPLKIDWTFWCFKCDGMASMRTCPHGKDDRLLLSGTMLRKTLSEGGEIPKEFSRPEVLKILQEYYKGLDEKVEVKLHRAATGQG; this is translated from the coding sequence ATGGCCAGTCTTGTTAATCCGCACGGCGGCGACGGCCTGAAGCCGCTCTTGCTGCAGGGGGAAAAAAGGAACGAGGAGCTTAAAAAGGCGGAAAAGCTCGCAAAAGTCGTCATGACCTCGCGGGAGACTTCCGACCTGATAATGCTCGGAATCGGCGCGTTCACCCCGCTGTTTGGGTTCATGACCCACGCCGACTGGCAGGGGGTGTGCGACGGGTATCACACCGCTTCCGGCCTTTTCTGGCCCATACCGATAACCCTTTCCATTTCAGAGGAGCGCTCCGCCTCGCTCAAGGAAGGCCAGGAAGTGGCCCTGGTGGACGAGGAGACCGGCCAGATAATGGGGACGATGTTGATCACCGAGAAATATCTCATCAACAAGGCCCATGAGTGCATGACGGTGTTCAAGACCACCGACCCGGAGCATCCCGGGGTGCAGAAGGTGATGGCGCAGGGGGATGTGAACCTGGCGGGGCCCGTGAAGGTATTGTCGGAGAGCTATTATCCGGAAATGTTCCGCGACGTGTACATGACCCCCGCCCAGACCCGCAAAGCCTTCGAGGAACGGGGATGGAGCACAGTGGCGGCGCTGCAACTGCGAAATCCGATGCACCGCTCGCATGAGTACCTGGCGAAAGTGGCCATAGAGGTGTGCGACGGGCTTTTAATCCACCAGCTAGTCGGCAAACTCAAGCCCGGGGACATCCCGGCGGAAGTGCGGGTGCGCGCTGTGAACGCCCTTGTGGAAAACTATTTCGTCAAGAACACGGCGATCCAGGCCGGTTATCCGATGGAGATGCGCTACGCCGGCCCGCGCGAGGCGCTGTTGCACGCGGTTTTCCGGCAGAACTACGGCTGCTCCCACCTTATCGTTGGACGCGACCACGCGGGTGTGGGAAATTACTATGGCCCCTTCGACGCGCACAAGATTTTCGACGAGATACCGAAGAACGCGCTGGAGCTAAAGCCACTCAAGATAGACTGGACGTTCTGGTGCTTCAAATGCGACGGCATGGCCAGCATGCGCACCTGTCCTCACGGCAAGGACGACCGGTTGCTTCTCTCCGGCACGATGCTGCGCAAGACACTGTCCGAAGGAGGGGAGATACCGAAGGAATTCTCACGTCCCGAGGTGTTGAAAATTCTCCAGGAATATTACAAGGGGCTCGACGAGAAAGTGGAAGTGAAGCTTCACCGGGCCGCCACCGGGCAAGGGTGA
- the rdgB gene encoding RdgB/HAM1 family non-canonical purine NTP pyrophosphatase, which yields MKKIILATRNEGKLREFNHAFEGTGMVFVSLKDIPGAPEVEEHGDTYAQNALIKARAIAERTGLPTVADDSGIEIAAMPGELGVKSARYAGDRPYAQVNAEILEKLAGTQNRACRYVCAIAFVDSASGREELVEATCEGVIHTKQEGDQGFGFDPIFLVPEYGKTMAQLPLEAKNSISHRAKAIEKLKKLLGQPMGA from the coding sequence ATGAAAAAAATCATTCTCGCCACGCGCAATGAAGGAAAATTGCGGGAGTTCAACCATGCCTTCGAGGGGACGGGCATGGTTTTCGTCTCTCTTAAGGATATCCCGGGAGCGCCGGAGGTGGAGGAGCATGGCGATACCTACGCGCAGAACGCCCTTATAAAAGCCCGCGCCATCGCGGAGCGGACCGGCCTGCCAACCGTCGCCGACGATTCCGGGATTGAAATAGCCGCGATGCCCGGAGAGCTTGGCGTAAAATCCGCCAGATACGCCGGTGACAGGCCATATGCGCAGGTCAACGCGGAAATTCTGGAAAAACTGGCCGGAACGCAAAACCGCGCATGCCGCTATGTGTGCGCCATAGCGTTCGTTGACAGTGCCTCCGGGCGGGAGGAACTCGTTGAGGCCACCTGTGAAGGAGTGATTCACACAAAACAGGAGGGAGATCAGGGCTTCGGATTCGACCCGATATTTTTAGTCCCCGAATATGGCAAGACAATGGCCCAACTGCCGCTGGAGGCGAAAAATTCAATAAGCCACAGGGCGAAGGCAATTGAAAAGCTGAAGAAATTATTAGGCCAACCGATGGGCGCTTGA
- a CDS encoding pilin: MRGDSGFTLVELLITVSIIGILSVIAIPQFNSYRQRVYDTTAKSDMTQFRNAVINAGSGSSWSTWQTGPAQHSRFSDVKISNGVKMLTVSWNIGGAYVFYAYTCHPNGKMGYFMYVPYGGTDPFAGWGWAPNRIEESTVYYLAFC, from the coding sequence ATTAGGGGAGACTCGGGTTTCACACTGGTGGAACTTTTGATCACCGTGTCAATTATTGGGATTCTTTCCGTCATAGCCATCCCTCAATTTAACAGTTACAGACAAAGGGTCTATGACACCACGGCCAAGTCCGACATGACCCAGTTCCGCAACGCCGTGATAAACGCCGGGTCCGGAAGCAGTTGGAGCACGTGGCAGACCGGGCCTGCCCAACACTCTCGATTTTCGGACGTAAAGATAAGCAACGGCGTAAAAATGCTGACGGTCTCCTGGAATATCGGAGGAGCGTACGTTTTCTACGCCTACACCTGCCACCCAAACGGGAAAATGGGCTATTTTATGTACGTTCCATATGGCGGGACAGATCCTTTCGCCGGATGGGGCTGGGCTCCAAACAGGATAGAGGAAAGCACCGTCTACTACCTGGCGTTCTGCTAG
- a CDS encoding M48 family metalloprotease, producing the protein MDFIKMRFAPAICAAALIASLFLSTGAMALFEGTDEEALGRETDREIIHAYGLYEDPKLQEYVQRVGKRILSKMGDQEFEFHFKVVDDAMVNAFALPGGYIYVTRGLLATLDSEAALAGVMGHEIGHVIGHHSVKQMKKQIGSALLTLGGLALSEEARKNASAWVTVSTSLSQQILLGYGRDMEIESDQVGLMTSYDAGYDPAGIVQFLGSLRTIERLGGHSYHGFQATHPDTVSRIIEAEGKSELLKARDGSLNIYRDRYLDEIEGLKYGKPAWRGKTLPPYVVHIYTVKEGDTFRAIAKKISGDDGMAMETASINAMEVNAPIKPGYRIKTLSPVKSTSAVLPKEEKKDEIGVGTGDGKGGENPGGSGKKTDGRPKGKNR; encoded by the coding sequence ATGGACTTCATTAAAATGCGTTTCGCGCCGGCGATCTGCGCCGCGGCGCTGATCGCCTCGTTGTTCCTTTCCACAGGGGCGATGGCCCTTTTTGAGGGGACGGACGAAGAGGCGCTGGGCCGGGAAACGGACAGGGAAATAATCCACGCATACGGGCTGTATGAAGACCCGAAGTTGCAGGAATACGTTCAAAGGGTCGGCAAGCGGATCCTTTCGAAAATGGGGGATCAGGAATTCGAATTCCACTTCAAGGTGGTGGACGACGCAATGGTGAACGCCTTCGCGCTGCCCGGGGGATATATCTATGTCACACGCGGATTGCTGGCGACGCTGGACTCGGAGGCGGCCCTGGCAGGGGTGATGGGGCACGAAATCGGCCATGTCATCGGGCATCACTCCGTAAAGCAGATGAAAAAACAGATCGGCTCCGCGCTTTTGACTCTCGGCGGGCTGGCTTTGAGCGAGGAGGCGCGCAAGAACGCCTCGGCGTGGGTCACCGTTTCCACATCACTTTCCCAGCAGATACTGCTCGGTTACGGGCGCGATATGGAAATCGAGTCCGACCAGGTGGGGCTTATGACCTCCTATGACGCCGGATACGATCCCGCCGGAATTGTGCAGTTCCTGGGCTCGTTAAGGACGATAGAGCGCCTGGGGGGGCACAGCTACCATGGATTCCAGGCCACGCACCCGGACACAGTGAGCAGGATTATTGAGGCGGAGGGGAAAAGCGAACTTCTCAAGGCGCGCGATGGATCGCTGAATATTTACAGAGACAGGTACCTGGACGAGATAGAGGGATTAAAATACGGCAAGCCTGCGTGGCGGGGAAAGACCCTGCCGCCGTATGTGGTGCATATCTATACGGTCAAAGAGGGGGACACGTTCCGCGCTATCGCCAAAAAGATCAGCGGCGACGACGGCATGGCGATGGAGACCGCTTCCATAAACGCCATGGAGGTCAACGCGCCCATTAAGCCCGGTTACAGGATAAAAACGTTAAGCCCCGTGAAGTCCACGAGCGCGGTGCTTCCAAAGGAGGAGAAGAAAGATGAAATCGGCGTTGGAACTGGCGATGGAAAAGGCGGAGAAAATCCAGGGGGGAGCGGCAAAAAAACTGACGGGCGCCCAAAAGGGAAAAATCGCTGA
- the bluB gene encoding 5,6-dimethylbenzimidazole synthase codes for MSHEFPEDWRKGVYQAILRRRDIRHFLPDQVPLDKLARILSAAHHAGSVGFMQPWDFILVDDMDLRARVRAHVEEERLAAASAFTNERREQYLSFKLEGIMESPVNICVTCDRERQSGPVLGRNTIRDTDLYSTCAAIQNLWLAARAEGIGVGWVSILKPDKLKNMLNIPRRMEPVAYLCLGYAKEFPVRPMLETSGWLPRVPLASIVHSNSYAAACPEELAGLLNKEPLGGGGQDER; via the coding sequence ATGAGCCACGAGTTCCCGGAGGATTGGCGCAAGGGGGTTTATCAGGCCATACTGCGGCGGCGCGATATCCGTCATTTCCTGCCGGACCAGGTTCCCCTGGACAAGCTCGCCAGAATATTATCCGCCGCCCATCACGCCGGATCCGTCGGTTTCATGCAGCCGTGGGATTTTATATTGGTGGACGACATGGATTTGCGAGCCCGGGTACGGGCCCATGTGGAGGAAGAGCGGCTTGCCGCCGCCTCTGCTTTCACAAACGAACGGCGCGAACAATATCTTTCCTTCAAACTGGAAGGGATTATGGAATCGCCGGTCAATATCTGCGTAACATGCGACCGGGAACGCCAAAGCGGGCCGGTGCTTGGGCGCAACACTATCCGTGACACGGATTTATACAGCACGTGCGCGGCCATTCAAAACCTGTGGCTTGCGGCCCGCGCGGAGGGCATTGGCGTGGGCTGGGTCAGCATCCTGAAGCCTGACAAACTGAAGAATATGTTAAACATCCCGCGGCGGATGGAGCCGGTTGCGTATCTTTGCCTCGGCTACGCAAAAGAGTTTCCGGTTCGCCCGATGCTGGAGACATCAGGCTGGCTCCCGCGCGTTCCACTTGCGTCAATTGTCCACAGCAACAGTTACGCCGCCGCATGCCCGGAAGAGCTTGCCGGCTTGCTAAACAAAGAGCCGCTTGGCGGAGGTGGGCAAGATGAACGGTGA